In a genomic window of Corvus hawaiiensis isolate bCorHaw1 chromosome Z, bCorHaw1.pri.cur, whole genome shotgun sequence:
- the LOC125319721 gene encoding thioredoxin produces MVKTVGSLVEFEAELKSAGEKLIVVDFSATWCGPCKMIKPFFHSLCEKYGDVVFIEIDVDDAQDVASHCDVKCMPTFQFYKNGKKVQEFSGANKEKLEETIKSLV; encoded by the exons ATGGTGAAGACCGTGGGCAGCCTG gttGAATTTGAGGCAGAACTGAAATCTGCTGGTGAGAAGCTTATAGTAGTTGATTTCTCTGCCACGTGGTGTGGACCATGCAAAATGATCAAGCCCTTTTTCCAT aGTTTGTGTGAGAAGTATGGTGATGTGGTGTTCATAGAGATCGATGTGGATGATGCCCAG GATGTCGCTTCACACTGTGATGTGAAGTGCATGCCAACGTTCCAGTTCTACAAGAACGGAAAGAAG GTGCAGGAGTTCTCCGGGGCCAATAAAGAGAAGCTGGAAGAGACCATTAAAAGTCTAGTCTAA